aaaaaaatttacacttcaGGCTTGTAACATTGTATAATTCAATTAGTCATAGTGACTTGAGTCATTAACGTAGAACAATTCCAACACACTATCACAAGCTAGCACAGAACAATAATATACTAGATTTGAAACCTTGGTacgattttgattaaattataatttttttatttatatttagctttattttaaaaatacatgtaaaagaataaaattatgaatgtttAAGTATTTAGTAAAGATTAATTATGTCGTTTgagtaaatattatattaaaaaatattatgtctaTAGAAATGtatcatgatttgttttttcNNNNNNNNNNNNNNNNNNNNNNNNNNNNNNNNNNNNNNNNNNNNNNNNNNNNNNNNNNNNNNNNNNNNNNNNNNNNNNNNNNNNNNNNNNNNNNNNNNNNTTTGttgtgaaatatattttaaagtaactaattttaaaaaattgtatgagtagtaatataatatttttatgttattattttttatatgtcaaaatttaatgttattaattaatagaaaaattatcaaaattaaaatttaattattaaagttgTATAATAAATAACTTACATAAAAAGATCGaaataaattcttaattatcaaaattaaatattaaataatattaatacgagtaatttagtttttaattaaatacaaatattacaaaaaatcaaccactattataaaattgaaattttaatgcaTGGTGAATATTAGTTCAAATGAAGTTGATTAGTTGAAGTGAAATTGATTGTATAATATAGATAGATAATAATATAGATTAAGGACGAGAAAGACAAGAGGTAGGGAAAAAGGCACAGAAAGACTCTACTAAACCATTCACATCCAGTGGACAACGCTGGAAGTAGTAGCCAGCTAATTCCTACGACATGGACTTCACACCAACCTTCCATTTTTCACATTAACAGTGTAACACTGGCATTCTTACTTGCAAAGCTAACTCACTCTTCATAGCACCGCCATTTATAAAAAGCGCACCCTCTCACCACTTGAAGGAAAAACCAGCAACTAACTCATTATTCCCTTTCCCACACCCAACTTCACCAACACAAATGGAATATGGAAAATTGGGACCCTCTGACCCGGGTGGCTCCTCACGCCGCTCCACTGTTCCTCTCACCAATCCAACCTCTTCTTCTTCGTCCGCCAGCAGCAAAAAGAAACTCATCATGCTCTCTCTCCTCGCCGCCGTCTTAATCGTTGCCGCCGCCATCTCCGCCGCCCTAGTTACCGTTGTCCGCTCTCGCGCCACCAGCAACCAAAACGGGCCCCACCTCGCCCACAATCCCACACAGGTGAGACCCAATTTTAGATGTTttttcaacattaatttttcattcatgGTGGGCTTGTTAGATTCactaattcatttaattgaacGTCAAATATTGAATTGACGCCAATTCAATAAAATTGGCGTTCAGGAAAAGCAGGATTTGGTTGTTTTTCCCAAATAGGCTATCaattattaatgtgtttttttatccaATCAAATTTCACAATTGCAGGCAATTTCCAGAACCTGCAGCAAGACACGTTTCCCTACTTTATGCATCAATTCCCTCCTTGACTTCCCTGGCTCCACCACTGCCTCGGAGCAAGACCTCATCCACATCTCCTTCAACATGACCCTACGCCACGTAAGCCGGGCGTTCTACGCCTCCAGCGGCCTCTCGTTTGCCGCCACAAACCCAAAGGTTAGCGCGGCTTACAACGATTGCCTCGAGCTATTGGAGGAGTCGATGGAGGCGCTATCACGGTCCCTCGACTCCGTCCTCTCGCCTTCGGCGTTATCCGGCAGCACCGAGGTCAGGCCCGCCACTGTTGGATCCACCGAAGACGTGATGACGTGGCTCAGCACCGCGCTCACTAATCAGGACACGTGTGCAGAGGGGCTCCAAGACACCAGCGGGAGCGTGAAGGACCAAATGATTGATAACTTAAAGGACTTGTCTGAACTCGTGAGCAATTGTCTTGCGATATTCTCGGCGAGTGGAAGTGGCGATTTCTCGGGGGTGCCGATCCAGAACAAGAGACGATTAAtggaaaacaaagaagaagaggaggagaaTGTTAATCGCGATATCTCGGGAAAATTTCCGGGTTGGTTGAATAAGCGAGATAGGAGATTATTGAGTTTACCAGTGTCGGCAATTCAGGCAGATATAACCGTTTCTAAGACTGGTAACGGAACAGTGAAGACCATTGCCGAGGCGATTAAGAAAGCGCCAGAGCATAGTACTCGCCGGTTCATAATTTACGTGAGGGCAGGaaggtaattaaataaatactgtgcgaatattaaatagataaaatatgcCTGCTTTCTGTCTCTGAGAAAAGTGTACGCTTTTCGAG
The genomic region above belongs to Glycine max cultivar Williams 82 chromosome 14, Glycine_max_v4.0, whole genome shotgun sequence and contains:
- the LOC106796002 gene encoding probable pectinesterase/pectinesterase inhibitor 61 isoform X1 yields the protein MEYGKLGPSDPGGSSRRSTVPLTNPTSSSSSASSKKKLIMLSLLAAVLIVAAAISAALVTVVRSRATSNQNGPHLAHNPTQAISRTCSKTRFPTLCINSLLDFPGSTTASEQDLIHISFNMTLRHVSRAFYASSGLSFAATNPKVSAAYNDCLELLEESMEALSRSLDSVLSPSALSGSTEVRPATVGSTEDVMTWLSTALTNQDTCAEGLQDTSGSVKDQMIDNLKDLSELVSNCLAIFSASGSGDFSGVPIQNKRRLMENKEEEEENVNRDISGKFPGWLNKRDRRLLSLPVSAIQADITVSKTGNGTVKTIAEAIKKAPEHSTRRFIIYVRAGRYEENNLKVGRKKTNVMFIGDGKGKTVITGKKNVIDGMTTFHSASFAASGAGFIARDITFENYAGPAKHQAVALRVGADHAVVYRCNIVGYQDSCYVHSNRQFFRECNIYGTVDFIFGNAAVVFQKCNIYARKPMAQQKNTITAQNRKDPNQNTGISLHNCRILPAPDLAPVKGSFPTYLGRPWKQYSRTVYLVSYMGDHIHPRGWLEWNGDFALNTLYYGEYMNYGPGAAVGQRVQWPGYRVIKSTMEANRFTVAQFISGSAWLPSTGVAFAAGLST